The Gemmatimonadaceae bacterium genomic sequence ACGATGCGGCTCGGCGGTCGCGAACCGCAGATGCCCGAGGCGGGCGACTTTCCCGAACCCCTCTGGCACCTCACCGACGACGAATGGGCCGCGCTCCGGGACAAACTCGACCGTGCGCACGAAGGCCTCGCGGCCGCGATTCTCGCGTTCGACGTCTCGCGCCTCGATGAGCCGGTCGGCACCGCGCGCGATGCGCCGACCGGCACCGGCGTCACGTACGCGGCGATGCTCCACGGGCTCGTCCAGCACGACGCCTACCACGCCGGCCAGCTCGTGATGCTTCGGCGCGCGCTTGGCTGAGCAGCCCGCGCGAGTGCGGGCTCTCGCCGCGAGACCGCTAGCCGTG encodes the following:
- a CDS encoding DinB family protein, which codes for MTDPRRFIADQLHRLHVGDAWHGPSMHEALDGVTAAMAVSRPVPNAHNIAEYVHHIAAWAGEVTMRLGGREPQMPEAGDFPEPLWHLTDDEWAALRDKLDRAHEGLAAAILAFDVSRLDEPVGTARDAPTGTGVTYAAMLHGLVQHDAYHAGQLVMLRRALG